One region of Armigeres subalbatus isolate Guangzhou_Male chromosome 3, GZ_Asu_2, whole genome shotgun sequence genomic DNA includes:
- the LOC134225267 gene encoding transcriptional activator protein Pur-beta isoform X2 — protein sequence MSDTGSGHDGAHKDYSQKMDGGGGGDFDSGQQSQQTEQELATKMLQIQSKRFYLDVKQNRRGRFIKVAEIGADGRRSQIFLALSTAAEFRDHLSTFSDYYASLGPPNPDNVPEDGKLKSEMMIKDNRRYYLDLKENVRGRFLRVSQTITRGGPRSQIAIPAQGMIEFRDALTDLLEEFGTNDGGFKGELPEGRHMRVDNKNFYFDIGQNSRGIYMRVSEVKSNFRTAITVPEKCWSRFRDILTDYCDKMKKTSESTTSSITADNPLQKQTSNNM from the coding sequence ATGTCCGACACCGGCAGTGGACACGACGGAGCCCATAAGGACTACTCGCAAAAAATGGACGGCGGTGGCGGCGGAGACTTCGACTCCGGTCAGCAAAGTCAACAAACCGAGCAGGAACTGGCCACAAAAATGCTACAGATCCAGTCGAAACGGTTCTATCTGGATGTGAAGCAAAACCGCCGAGGTCGGTTTATCAAAGTGGCAGAAATCGGTGCCGACGGAAGGCGCAGTCAGATATTCTTGGCCCTGTCGACGGCGGCCGAGTTCCGAGACCACCTATCGACGTTCAGCGACTACTACGCGTCGCTAGGACCACCGAATCCCGACAACGTTCCCGAGGATGGCAAGCTAAAATCAGAGATGATGATCAAGGACAATCGGCGGTATTACCTTGATCTGAAAGAAAACGTCCGGGGTCGATTTCTGCGCGTATCACAGACAATTACCCGCGGTGGCCCCCGATCGCAGATCGCCATCCCGGCGCAGGGGATGATCGAGTTCCGCGACGCCCTGACGGACCTGCTGGAAGAGTTCGGCACGAACGACGGCGGATTCAAGGGGGAACTGCCCGAGGGGCGTCACATGCGCGTCGACAACAAAAACTTCTACTTTGACATCGGACAGAACAGCCGGGGCATCTACATGCGGGTGTCGGAGGTGAAAAGCAACTTCCGGACCGCGATAACGGTGCCGGAGAAGTGCTGGTCGCGGTTCCGCGACATCCTGACGGATTACTGCGACAAGATGAAGAAAACGTCCGAGTCAACCACATCGTCGATCACTGCCGATAACCCATTGCAGAAGCAAACATCAAATAATATGTAA
- the LOC134225267 gene encoding transcriptional activator protein Pur-beta isoform X1: MSDTGSGHDGAHKDYSQKMDGGGGGDFDSGQQSQQTEQELATKMLQIQSKRFYLDVKQNRRGRFIKVAEIGADGRRSQIFLALSTAAEFRDHLSTFSDYYASLGPPNPDNVPEDGKLKSEMMIKDNRRYYLDLKENVRGRFLRVSQTITRGGPRSQIAIPAQGMIEFRDALTDLLEEFGTNDGGFKGELPEGRHMRVDNKNFYFDIGQNSRGIYMRVSEVKSNFRTAITVPEKCWSRFRDILTDYCDKMKKTSESTTSSITADNPLQKQTSNNMPFDLFNMVLCPIVDIGNDERCQLEAYFDPKC; this comes from the exons ATGTCCGACACCGGCAGTGGACACGACGGAGCCCATAAGGACTACTCGCAAAAAATGGACGGCGGTGGCGGCGGAGACTTCGACTCCGGTCAGCAAAGTCAACAAACCGAGCAGGAACTGGCCACAAAAATGCTACAGATCCAGTCGAAACGGTTCTATCTGGATGTGAAGCAAAACCGCCGAGGTCGGTTTATCAAAGTGGCAGAAATCGGTGCCGACGGAAGGCGCAGTCAGATATTCTTGGCCCTGTCGACGGCGGCCGAGTTCCGAGACCACCTATCGACGTTCAGCGACTACTACGCGTCGCTAGGACCACCGAATCCCGACAACGTTCCCGAGGATGGCAAGCTAAAATCAGAGATGATGATCAAGGACAATCGGCGGTATTACCTTGATCTGAAAGAAAACGTCCGGGGTCGATTTCTGCGCGTATCACAGACAATTACCCGCGGTGGCCCCCGATCGCAGATCGCCATCCCGGCGCAGGGGATGATCGAGTTCCGCGACGCCCTGACGGACCTGCTGGAAGAGTTCGGCACGAACGACGGCGGATTCAAGGGGGAACTGCCCGAGGGGCGTCACATGCGCGTCGACAACAAAAACTTCTACTTTGACATCGGACAGAACAGCCGGGGCATCTACATGCGGGTGTCGGAGGTGAAAAGCAACTTCCGGACCGCGATAACGGTGCCGGAGAAGTGCTGGTCGCGGTTCCGCGACATCCTGACGGATTACTGCGACAAGATGAAGAAAACGTCCGAGTCAACCACATCGTCGATCACTGCCGATAACCCATTGCAGAAGCAAACATCAAATAATAT GCCATTCGATTTGTTCAACATGGTACTCTGCCCGATAGTTGACATTGGCAATGACGAACGCTGTCAGTTGGAGGCCTACTTTGATCCAAAATGTTGA